From Candidatus Abyssobacteria bacterium SURF_5:
CACGAAATGAGTTATAGTATCAGTAACTATTATTGAGTATCATAATACTACAACCTTGTGGAGATGTCAAGCAAAAAATGCATTTGGGCAACACGCCGTTTAGGTCTGACCCCAAGCGCCCGCAATTCCCCCTTTTAATTGATTGCGTGAACCTGACCCCGTTTCTCTCCATCCCTTAAATATTTTTCGTTCGCTTCTCTGACCTGTCCTATCAAACCCTGCGATTTTGCCATCGCTACAAACATCAAATCCCGCCAATAGATGGCAGTCACGAACCTGGAATCCAGACGCTGTTTGATATCTGCGAAATGGTCGGTAAAGCACTGGCGCCGAGAATGCTGAAAAACAGAGATAACTGATTTCTCTGATATCTGATTACAAATAGAGCTAATATCGGAATATAAGACATGCTTTTTGCTGGAGTTTCTTGGTTCAAAGCCAGTATCCGGATCTAAAAGAAGCAACTGGTCATCTGCCGTTGAAAAACCGGAGAAGTATTGGTTCCTTATACCATTGCTGAAAAATCCGCTTTCTTTTTTGTGAATACCTAGACTATAGTTGGCTGTTGTCCTACTAGGCAAAGATTCCAGGATAGAAATATCAAATTCCTGTTTACATCGAAGATATTCTTGCCGAATCTCCTTGCAAAAATCGATTACAGGTTGTCTTGCAGGGAATTTGGTTGGTAAAGTCTTCCCATCATTGCTTCTGTCATCAGGTGTCAGCATCAATACTATGTTCAGGATTGGAAGCTGTAATTCCTGTACAAGGAAGTCATGGTAATCCCACTTGAAGCTATCCTTGGAATCTCCTAAATACTGAAGCTTCATTTCTTTCCCCCCTTGTCCTGCCAATCACACTATTCTTCAAAATCGCCCAGTTCTTATCTGCGCGTGATTTGTTGGGATCTTGGCGAGCATTGACCGATGCAATGGCTGCAATATACTCTTCGGGGAGACTAATAGATTTCGCGCCCTGCAGGACGAATTCCTTATACCAGTCGTACGGCGAAAGGTTGTCTTCCACATACTCCGGATCGGCCAAATAAGTGAAGGTCTTGAATGTCTTGTCTCCAGAGCGGACAGTAATTGGATGCTCGATATATCCAGAGCCAACTCCCTCTGCTTTATCTAATTGAGGTTTTTCCGAAGGCAAAATTTCATATACCGCCCCAAAAACGAAATCCCCCGGATTACCTGTGAAGAAAGCAGTACACTTTCCGGATTTATCGGTACTCCTCTTATTGAAGCGAAGAGAGTGACCGATTAGCTTTGCGGTTGACTCGAACTCGCAGGAGGGACATCTCTTCCAAAGCCTTTCAAGGCACATGTTGGAACCGTAAGCGAAGTAGAGCATGAATATATATCTCCTATTCTCTCGAAATATAATGTGATATCCAGATGGACAGGAGCTTTATATCCTTCAATTCGGTTTTAATCTGTAACCCCTCCCACTACGGAAAATTCCCGTTTCCCAGATCGTCAGATCGACTTTCTCGCCAGGCCATTGAGTTCTTGCGGCAGAGAAGGATACTCTCCACTACCTGAGGACCAAGGACGCCGGACTACAGTCTGCCTTCCCTGTCAATCTGACCCCAAGTCCCCCCTTCATCCTGAACATACCAGAGATTTAAGATAACTTCGCGAGTGCTCAAAGTCTCCTTTCTTTTCAAATGCGCAGACCTGGCCCTTTTTTTCCCTCTGTTGCTTACCCTAAAATGTGGAATAGGTGACGCTGGACCAAGGATTCTCTTGATGAGAGGGGGCTTGTTAATAAATGTCCTCACTCCGGCCGAGGTCTCGAGATTTGTATTGGTGAGCTAATGTTTCTTTGAGTATTCTCGTATCAAATTAAAACCATTATCACCGATGAATCTGGAATACGTTAGAAATTTCCGTCCCTCTGTCCGTTTGGGAAGTGTGAAAGTCCGTGTCCCTTCGTTTTCGCCGCTTTTGTTGCGGGAAGCTAATCTAGCGAGAGTGCGTGAAGGAATGATGGCTATCTGATTATTAATTTCCGTATAAAAAATAAAAAACAAATCTGACCTTGGTGCAAATTTTAATCCAGCAAACGTGTAAGGATATTTCGCGTTCCTTGATCGAGCTTTTATCTGCACATCCACATAACAACCAGATTTCAGGCGAAGCACACAATCTATACCCGAGTCATCAACAAGCGTAAGATATACCTTAAACCTTCTGCGTAACAATTCAGCTACCGCCAAAAATTCTTGAACCTTCCCAAAGGTCAGACTGGTATTTGCCATTCTTCCTATCTTTGCGTAAAGAATACTATAATACTTTTCTCATTCTTGCTCAAAACCATGACTCTTGAACTTCAGGGCGCGGCAGTTTTCCGTAACAGTCCGGATGGTGTCATCGGGTACGCCGTCGGGAACATCGGCGTGTATTTCCAAATTCACTTCTACGTTGGAGCCGAGCAAACTAGTCAGATGCTGAACCACTTCCTCGGCGATTCGGCTGGCGTCCCGGCTTAGTCTGTTAGGATCGAGAGATGCTGAGCCATGAAACCGCCGATATTGTGGAGGTGGCTCGACAGTTGTGGTACCTGTAGAATCTCCTCCAGATTCGCCACCCGGTCCACTTTCGCCAAGCCTTTCACTCACTGTGGTAGTTGTTCGCGCTTCTGCCGATTCCGCCTCCATTTGAGCTGCCGCAACATCAGGCTTTACAATCAGACTCTGCCCATCGGGCAGAACACGAACACCAGGTCCGGTCTGAAGCCCAACATATCTCTTTCTTTGCTCGTCCCATCTCTCAGCGTAAGCGAATGTCTCCGACTGCCATGTTAACAGTGAGACTCCGTCGCGAATGGCCAAAAGTAGTACCTCATCATCTGCCAGACGTGGCAAGTAGAGATAAGTGGCAAAGTCCTCTGCCAGTTGTCTTACTCCCACATTATCCCCCCTCCAAAGGGGGACGCGGTCCAATTCGTGGCGGAGACGGGCACCACCCAACTGCACCATCAGCAGTTCGTCGTTCTTCAGTTTCTTTGAAGCCCGAACAGCTAAAGCCTCGTGGCCCTGCTGTCGAATTTCAAGCCATTCAAGTGAGCCCTTGGGGTCGGGCTGACTCGGTACCAGAAGCCACTGATATGCCTCAGGAATTCGGGCGTCCACTGTCTCGTCTGCGCCTCTCGACTTTGTTTCAGCTTGTCTAGTCTGAAATGAATCGAGGTTCAGGGTTTCTCGATCTTCCCAGATCGATTTCCAGGCTATATACTGCCGAACCGCTTGTTCCAGATCGCGAAGTCGACTGCTATCAGCTGCGAGAAAAACCAAAGTGTTTCGGTACGTTCGGGGACTGGTGCCGCGGGAATTGAGTACATCACTGCTCGTCTCAAGAGCAGGACTGGCCTTCTCTTT
This genomic window contains:
- a CDS encoding gamma-glutamylcyclotransferase produces the protein MLYFAYGSNMCLERLWKRCPSCEFESTAKLIGHSLRFNKRSTDKSGKCTAFFTGNPGDFVFGAVYEILPSEKPQLDKAEGVGSGYIEHPITVRSGDKTFKTFTYLADPEYVEDNLSPYDWYKEFVLQGAKSISLPEEYIAAIASVNARQDPNKSRADKNWAILKNSVIGRTRGERNEASVFRRFQG